A window of the Corynebacterium minutissimum genome harbors these coding sequences:
- a CDS encoding disulfide bond formation protein DsbA — protein sequence MAQSVTFWFDCSCPFAWLTSRWIKEVEKVRDIEVTFEPMSLSVLNKGRDLDPEYMKMMEANWGPARVAAKIAVEAPDKVDAFYTAMGTRIHTEGQGGKQGYGAYDDIITQALDDASLPADFASVANTEEMDEKLTEFHNRGISEVGDEVGTPVVKFGDTAFFGPVITRVPTGEEAGELFDASVRLAQFPYFFELKRSRTEAPQV from the coding sequence GTGGCTCAATCCGTCACGTTCTGGTTCGACTGCTCCTGCCCCTTCGCGTGGCTGACCTCGCGCTGGATTAAGGAAGTGGAGAAGGTCCGCGATATCGAGGTGACCTTCGAACCAATGTCCCTGTCCGTGCTCAACAAGGGCCGCGACCTGGATCCGGAGTACATGAAGATGATGGAGGCCAACTGGGGCCCTGCCCGCGTAGCGGCCAAGATTGCCGTGGAGGCCCCGGACAAGGTCGATGCCTTCTACACTGCGATGGGCACCCGCATTCACACGGAGGGCCAGGGCGGCAAGCAGGGTTACGGTGCTTATGACGACATCATCACGCAGGCGCTTGACGACGCCTCCCTCCCCGCCGACTTCGCCTCGGTGGCCAACACCGAGGAGATGGATGAGAAGCTGACCGAGTTCCACAACCGCGGCATTTCCGAGGTCGGCGACGAGGTGGGCACCCCGGTGGTGAAGTTCGGCGATACCGCCTTCTTCGGTCCAGTCATCACGCGCGTTCCCACCGGTGAGGAAGCCGGCGAGCTTTTCGACGCCTCCGTGCGCCTCGCCCAGTTCCCTTACTTCTTCGAGCTCAAGCGTTCCCGCACGGAAGCCCCGCAGGTCTAG
- a CDS encoding aldo/keto reductase: protein MTVPNIELNDGNAIPQLGYGVFKVDPDKTEELVLEALKVGYRHIDTAAIYGNEEGVGRAIAKSGIPREELFITTKLWNDRQTDAAAALDESLDKLGLDYVDLYLIHWPCPDNGTYVDAWKQLIELKKAGKAKSIGVSNFELEHLDQLETKTDETPVVNQVELHPYLQRWRELDAFRAHKVQIEAWGPLGQGKTDLFEQPEITEPAEKYGVSPAQVIIRWHLQNGVIVFPKSENPERIAQNFDVFGFKLDESEMAAITDLDLGEEGRGGTHPKEMNY from the coding sequence ATGACAGTACCCAATATTGAACTCAACGACGGCAACGCTATCCCCCAGCTTGGCTACGGAGTCTTCAAGGTAGATCCCGACAAAACCGAAGAGCTGGTCCTCGAAGCCCTCAAGGTGGGCTACCGCCACATCGATACCGCCGCCATCTACGGCAACGAGGAAGGTGTGGGCCGCGCGATCGCCAAGTCCGGCATCCCGCGCGAAGAGCTATTCATCACCACGAAGCTGTGGAATGACCGCCAGACTGATGCCGCCGCTGCACTCGATGAATCCCTGGACAAGTTGGGACTAGACTATGTGGACCTCTACCTCATCCACTGGCCCTGCCCGGACAATGGCACCTACGTCGACGCGTGGAAGCAGCTTATCGAGCTGAAGAAGGCCGGCAAGGCCAAGTCCATAGGTGTCTCCAACTTCGAACTCGAGCACCTGGACCAGCTGGAAACTAAGACTGATGAGACCCCCGTGGTTAACCAGGTGGAGCTGCACCCCTACCTGCAGCGCTGGCGCGAGCTCGATGCCTTCCGCGCCCACAAGGTACAGATTGAGGCTTGGGGTCCACTAGGCCAGGGTAAGACGGACCTCTTCGAACAGCCGGAAATCACCGAGCCTGCCGAAAAATACGGCGTTTCCCCCGCTCAGGTGATTATCCGCTGGCATCTGCAAAATGGCGTCATCGTGTTCCCGAAGTCCGAGAATCCGGAGCGCATTGCGCAGAACTTCGATGTCTTCGGTTTCAAGCTGGATGAGTCCGAGATGGCTGCGATTACCGATCTCGACCTCGGGGAAGAGGGCCGCGGCGGCACTCACCCCAAGGAGATGAACTACTAA
- a CDS encoding MFS transporter — MPMTRRVAALYLVAFLIGAGLFAAGFFTESSFLRPLVMAIVMTAAHLGVGAWWIAQKPHRAAGITAGVLALLAGASWATWVVAEWEEFQAQASLPIINIAGLPAFVLTPIVLVCVVVAAMQNQTR, encoded by the coding sequence ATGCCCATGACCAGACGCGTCGCCGCCCTATACCTCGTGGCTTTTCTCATCGGCGCCGGTTTGTTCGCCGCAGGTTTCTTCACGGAAAGCAGCTTCCTCCGGCCCCTGGTCATGGCGATCGTGATGACCGCGGCTCACCTCGGGGTGGGCGCGTGGTGGATAGCCCAGAAGCCACACCGTGCGGCTGGGATCACCGCTGGTGTGCTGGCACTCCTCGCAGGCGCTTCATGGGCCACGTGGGTAGTCGCCGAGTGGGAGGAGTTTCAAGCGCAGGCCTCCCTCCCAATCATCAACATTGCCGGACTGCCCGCTTTCGTACTCACCCCTATCGTCCTAGTCTGCGTCGTCGTAGCAGCGATGCAGAATCAAACTCGCTAG
- a CDS encoding ribose-5-phosphate isomerase, which produces MRVYLGADHAGFEMKNIIAEHLEKQGHDVIDCGAHEYDAEDDYPAFCIEAALRTVNDPGSLGIVLGGSGNGEQIAANKVKGARCALAWSPETARLAREHNNAQLIGIGGRMHSEEEALAIVDAFLDQEWSRAERHQRRIDILAEYERTNIPPELPEA; this is translated from the coding sequence ATGCGCGTTTATCTAGGAGCAGACCACGCAGGTTTCGAGATGAAGAACATCATCGCTGAACACCTGGAGAAGCAGGGCCACGACGTCATTGACTGCGGTGCCCATGAGTACGACGCCGAGGATGACTACCCGGCATTCTGCATCGAGGCCGCCCTGCGGACCGTCAACGATCCGGGCTCGCTCGGCATCGTGCTCGGCGGCTCCGGCAACGGCGAACAGATCGCCGCGAACAAGGTGAAGGGCGCGCGCTGCGCCCTGGCTTGGTCCCCCGAAACCGCCCGCCTAGCCCGCGAGCACAATAATGCCCAGCTCATCGGCATCGGTGGTCGCATGCACTCCGAGGAGGAGGCGCTGGCTATCGTGGATGCCTTCCTGGATCAGGAATGGTCCCGTGCCGAGCGCCACCAGCGCCGCATCGACATTCTTGCCGAGTACGAGCGCACCAACATTCCGCCGGAGCTTCCGGAGGCTTAG
- the tig gene encoding trigger factor, with amino-acid sequence MKTTVDKLSDTRVKLTVNVPFAELDKEIAQAYAAIAQQVSIPGFRKGKAPRQLIDARFGRGPILEQVVNDMLPSRYEQAVEENELKVIGQPEVDIAKLEDNDFVEFTAEVDVRPEFEVPDFSKISVKVPALEIGDEDVDKALEDLASRFGELKDTKRKMKTGDFAVIDITTEVDGAKLEEASHEGMTYRIGDDNLIKGLDTALRGMKTDEDNEFTTTIQSGEHEGEEATVKVHVQQTKERKLPELDDEFAQMASEFDTIDELREDTKTRVEETKKSEQAANIRDEVLKAALDEVSFELPKSIVDEQVHAQLHQVMGQMAHDEKALAQLLEAQGTTREEFDADARKSAEESVRTQLFLDALAEVEEPEVSQQELTDHILFTAQSYGMDPNQFIQQLQSSNQLGNLFSDVRRGKALAMAICRAEVTDEEGNKVDVDQYFGEIEEEDAAEASEEK; translated from the coding sequence GTGAAGACCACCGTAGACAAGCTGAGCGATACGCGCGTCAAGCTCACCGTCAACGTTCCGTTCGCTGAGCTGGACAAGGAAATCGCACAGGCCTACGCGGCGATCGCGCAGCAGGTTTCCATCCCCGGCTTCCGTAAGGGCAAGGCTCCGCGCCAGCTTATCGACGCCCGCTTCGGCCGCGGCCCTATCCTCGAGCAGGTCGTTAATGACATGTTGCCGTCTCGCTACGAGCAGGCCGTTGAAGAAAACGAGCTCAAGGTTATTGGCCAGCCGGAGGTTGACATTGCCAAGCTGGAGGACAATGACTTCGTCGAGTTCACCGCTGAGGTAGACGTGCGCCCGGAGTTTGAGGTTCCGGACTTCTCCAAGATTTCCGTCAAGGTTCCGGCGCTCGAGATCGGTGATGAGGACGTCGACAAGGCACTCGAGGACCTGGCTTCCCGCTTCGGTGAACTCAAGGACACCAAGCGCAAGATGAAGACCGGTGACTTCGCTGTCATCGACATCACCACTGAGGTGGATGGCGCCAAGCTGGAGGAAGCATCCCACGAGGGCATGACCTACCGCATCGGTGATGACAACCTCATCAAGGGCCTCGACACCGCTCTGCGCGGCATGAAGACCGATGAGGACAACGAGTTCACCACCACCATCCAGTCCGGTGAGCACGAGGGCGAAGAGGCCACCGTGAAGGTCCACGTCCAGCAGACCAAGGAGCGCAAGCTTCCGGAGCTCGACGACGAGTTCGCTCAGATGGCCTCCGAGTTCGACACTATCGACGAACTGCGCGAAGACACCAAGACCCGCGTTGAGGAAACCAAGAAGTCCGAGCAGGCTGCCAACATCCGCGATGAGGTCCTCAAGGCCGCTCTCGACGAGGTTTCCTTCGAGCTGCCGAAGTCCATCGTTGACGAGCAGGTTCACGCTCAGCTGCACCAGGTCATGGGCCAGATGGCTCACGACGAGAAGGCACTGGCACAGTTGCTTGAGGCTCAGGGCACCACTCGCGAAGAGTTCGATGCTGATGCTCGCAAGTCCGCTGAGGAATCCGTCCGCACCCAGCTCTTCTTGGACGCACTGGCTGAGGTTGAGGAGCCGGAGGTATCCCAGCAGGAGCTGACCGACCACATCCTGTTCACCGCGCAGTCTTACGGCATGGACCCGAACCAGTTCATCCAGCAGCTGCAGTCCAGCAACCAGCTGGGCAACCTGTTCTCTGACGTTCGCCGTGGCAAGGCCCTGGCAATGGCCATCTGCCGTGCCGAGGTCACCGATGAAGAGGGCAACAAGGTTGACGTTGACCAGTACTTCGGTGAAATCGAAGAAGAGGACGCTGCAGAAGCTTCCGAGGAGAAGTAA
- a CDS encoding DUF1542 domain-containing protein, whose protein sequence is MSSLLLLVLIAGGGVWFLSSRNGKKQQELRESQRFEDAMADARRWTERLGGQVMNLSGTDTASQQAMADASERFTAANSAISRATTVKQAHLARESALEGLYYVAAAREIMGMDPGPELPPLEGQRQAGKVTETRTVEANGEMLTASPSASAQTPNYYPGGVVAGRPVPAGWYSRPWWADALSTGVWMVGYSMMFNAMFAGMSGVGYSAAAAESGDWGGGMDSVGEMDPVGMDEAGDMGAGDVGGGDEGGFFDGLFGGDGGDGGMFDFDFDF, encoded by the coding sequence GTGAGCTCCTTATTGCTCCTTGTTCTCATCGCCGGTGGTGGCGTGTGGTTCCTGTCTTCCCGTAACGGAAAGAAGCAGCAGGAGCTGCGAGAATCCCAGCGTTTTGAGGACGCGATGGCGGATGCGCGCCGCTGGACCGAGCGCCTTGGCGGTCAGGTGATGAACCTCAGCGGCACGGATACTGCCTCTCAGCAAGCCATGGCGGATGCGTCCGAGCGATTCACCGCAGCAAACTCCGCGATTTCCCGGGCCACCACGGTCAAGCAGGCGCACCTGGCGCGTGAGTCCGCGCTGGAAGGCCTGTACTACGTGGCAGCCGCGCGCGAGATTATGGGCATGGATCCGGGTCCCGAGTTGCCGCCGCTGGAGGGCCAGCGCCAAGCCGGCAAGGTGACGGAGACCCGCACGGTGGAGGCGAACGGTGAGATGCTGACGGCGTCGCCAAGCGCATCGGCACAAACCCCGAACTACTACCCGGGTGGTGTCGTAGCAGGACGTCCGGTTCCAGCCGGCTGGTACTCGCGCCCGTGGTGGGCTGATGCGTTATCCACCGGCGTGTGGATGGTGGGCTACTCCATGATGTTCAATGCGATGTTCGCGGGTATGTCCGGCGTCGGCTACTCCGCAGCCGCGGCTGAAAGCGGCGACTGGGGTGGCGGCATGGACAGCGTTGGTGAAATGGATCCCGTTGGCATGGACGAGGCCGGCGATATGGGTGCCGGCGATGTCGGGGGAGGCGATGAAGGAGGGTTCTTCGATGGCCTCTTTGGCGGCGACGGAGGCGATGGCGGAATGTTTGATTTCGACTTCGACTTTTAA